The Salegentibacter sp. Hel_I_6 region AAAGCTAAGATCTCCGGACTTATTTGTAAAAATTTCAGTTACACTCATTCCCGCCCAGCTGCCGATTCTTCACTCCAGGAGTTTTTAGATGAAAGTAATCTTTTCGCAATTTCTGATGTAGATACGCGGGCGTTGGTAACTTACATTAGAGAAAATGGGGCGATGAACGCTATTATCTCGACAGATGTAGATAATATAGAAGGGCTTAAAAAAGAGCTTGCCGAAGTACCAGATATGAATGGTTTGGAACTTGCTTCCAAGGTTTCTACCAAAGAGCCTTATTACTTTGGGAACGAAAATGCCACTTATAAAATAGCTGCATTAGACGTTGGAATTAAAAAGAACATTCTTCGCAATTTTGAGAAGCGTGATGTGTACGTAAAGGTTTTTCCTTACAATGCTACTTACGAGGAGATGAAGGAATGGAATCCTGACGGCTACTTTCTCTCAAACGGACCTGGAGATCCGCAGCCATTAGAAAGTGCGATCACTCTTACTAAAGCTATTTTAGAGAAAGATCATCCGCTCTTTGGAATTTGCCTGGGACATCAAATTATTGCAATTGCAAATGGCATTAAAACATATAAGATGCACCACGGTCACCGCGGAATAAACCATCCCGTGAAAAATCTTAAAACCGGAAAAGGGGAAATCACCTCTCAAAATCACGGTTTCTCGGTGGATAAGGCCGAAACTGAAGCAAATGCTGAAGTAGAGATCACCCATATTTGTTTAAATGACGATACTGTTGGGGGGATTGCCATGAAAAACAAAAACTGTTTCTCTGTACAATATCACCCTGAGGCAAGTCCGGGTCCTCACGATGCCAGTTATTTATTTGATGAATTTATGGATAGAATTAAAAGAGTAAAAGCTTAAAGTATTTTCATTAAAACTAATTAAAAAGCCCAAAATTTAAAGATTTTGGGCTTTTCTTTTATGAAAACTAGATTTATTCTAAATTGCGACCTCATTCATCAAAAACTCATCAAAACTCCTCAATGAAAAAACTATTACTATTATCCATTTTATTATTTTTTACTTTTCATATTTCTGCACAAGAGACTCCCCAAATTTCCACTGAAAAAGTATGGAGAATTAATTTTTTAAATCCCGCTGTGGAGCTTGAGCATCCAACCGGTGAGTATTCTACTTTTTCTAGCGGTCTGGGAATTGGTTATGGTGGAGGTCATCCAGACCTTACTTATGGTGCACCTGGATTCATTTATATAATTGCCCCATTTCTGGATTTACAGCAAAAATGGTTTTATAATCTAAACAAGCGTGTACAAAAAGATCGGACCGTGGATAACAATTCTGGAAATTTTGTTTCACTCAGATTAATAACTCGTGGGCCTTCAGTTGCAGAAAATGTTTATAGAACTTCTGATTATGATTTTGCATTTGGCCCTACATGGGGAATTCAGAGAAAATATGGCAAGAATTTTCACCTACTGTTCGATGTAGGTCCACATTATTATTTGGATACACATGGAAACGGGAATATTTTTCCGATTATGTTTCAGCTTAATCTAGGTTTTGACTTGTAAGACAAAATCAATTAATTCATCAAAAACGCATCAATGAAAAAATTACTACTATTCAGCTTCTGCCTTTTCTCTTTTCTATCCATCAACGCACAAGATCAGGCTTCGGTAGAAGATGGTTTGTTGTCAATAAACATCTTAACTCCTGGTTTAGAGTACGAATTTGGACTTGCAAATTCTACAACTCTTGATTTAAGGGCAGGTTCAGGTATCGCTTTTGGTACCGGTTCATCAGGAGATTTTTTCGGAATTTTTCCGGTCTTTTCTGCTCAGTATCGTTATTATTATAATTTCAGGAATAGAATTGAAAAAAATAAAACAGTAAAAAATAATAGCGCAAATTATATTGCACTTAGCGGTAGTCTCCAATCTGGAAAACCCATTATTGGGAATATTGAATATACCGCAGATTATTTTGGAACTATAGGACCGGTATGGGGTTTACAACGTTACTATGGCAGTGGTTTTAAATTAGACCTTAATTTAGGAGCTGGATATGGTTTTGATGAATTGGGGGATTCATATTTTTCGCCAATCATAGGAATTAGACTTGGATGGCTTCTTTCAAATTAATTTTCTTCAGTCTTTTATTTTTATGTATTTCTGAAATGCAGGCGCAGAAACACCCTGTATTTTATGGAGGTATAGAAATGTACCGGCATACCGCTTTTGAAGATAATAGCTTTGGGAAATTTTCGGTGGGTTCTCAGGTTTATCAGATAAAATTCTTCGCTCCCGAGATAGGTTTTGACTTTGGGGGAGGCACGCTTCCGGAAAGAAGCGTCTTTGGAGAAAATTTTAATATTCAAGATCCAAGAAAAGGGCTTTTGAGGCAACGCTTTAAATTTTCAGTAATCACTTTAAATCCGAAACTTAAATTTGGTGAAGAAGACGCCTATATTACCTTTTCTCCAAAATATCATATAGGGAGATTAAGAGGAGAAACGGCTTATCTGGAATACAGTGGGGATAATAACCGGTACATAGGTTTGAAAGAAAGTGAAGAATCCAGAATCAATACCTCATTTTGGAGTTTCGCTATTGGTTTTGAAGGTTTGCAGATTACTGCAAAATATTGGTTTGCTCTTTCGCTTCATTATACACTGCTTAATGCGAATGATGTTTGGGACACGATGCAGTTTTCAACAGAAGATGCATTTATACAGTCAGCTTCAACTTCAACCATAGGACTGGGTCTTCGTTTCTATTACAATCCTTTCGGTTCAGAAAATGATTAAAAAACTACCTGAATAATTTTCAAATGAAACTTTTAAATTATACAAATACTTTTCTGTTTTGGAATTAGCGAAATTCATAACAAATAAAACCTTTTCCTGAGATTCTTTTAAATACTTTGTTTTAGAAAACCATTTCGTGTTTTCATAATGTTATAAATGCTTTAAAACTACCTGTTTCACTCGCTATTTTGAGCTTCAATTTGTATCTTGCAGTTGAATCAATTAACTAATTAAAGAAGATTATGAGTGTAATAATAAATATTCACGCCCGTCAGATTTTTGACTCAAGAGGAAATCCAACCGTAGAAGTAGATGTTTTAACTGAAAATGGAATTTTAGGAAGAGCAGCAGTGCCTTCTGGAGCTTCTACCGGGGAACATGAAGCAGTAGAACTTCGTGATGGCGGCGATGATTATATGGGTAAAGGAGTTACAAAAGCCGTAGAAAATGTAAATGATATAATTGCTGAAGAATTATTAGGTTATTCTGTTTTTGAACAAAACCTGATTGATAAAGCAATGATTGAAATAGATGGAACGCCAAATAAAGCAAAGTTAGGAGCAAACGCCATTTTAGGTGTTTCTCTTGCCGTAGCTAAAGCAGCTGCAAACGAACTTGGTTTGCCATTATACCGCTATATAGGTGGGGTTAGTGCTAATACGCTTCCTGTGCCAATGATGAATATTATAAATGGTGGTTCACATAGTGATGCGCCAATCGCATTTCAGGAATTTATGGTAATGCCGGTAAAAGCCGAAAGCTTTTCTCACGCCTTAAAAATGGGAACTGAAATTTTTCATCATCTAAAAAAAGTACTTCACGATCGTGGTTTAAGCACAGCTGTTGGAGATGAAGGTGGTTTCGCGCCAAAGTTGGATGGAACTGAAGATGCTTTAGAAACAATTCTTAAAGCTATAAAGAATGCCGGTTATAAAGGTGGTGACGATGTGATGATCGCTTTAGACTGTGCTGCTGCAGAATTCTATGAGAATGGGAAATACGACTATAAGAAATTTGAAGGTGAAGGCGGGAAAATAAGATCTAGCGAGGAACAAGCTGAGTATCTTGCTGAACTTTCTTCTAAATACCCAATCATTTCTATTGAAGATGGAATGGATGAGAACGACTGGGATGGTTGGAAGGCCTTAACCGATAAAATTGGAGATAAAGTTCAGTTGGTTGGAGACGACCTTTTTGTAACTAATGTTGAAAGACTTTCAAGAGGAATTGAAGAAGGAATTGCAAATTCAATTCTTATTAAAGTAAATCAAATTGGTACGCTAACTGAAACTATTGCAGCTGTAAATATGGCGCATAATGCCGGCTTTACTTCAGTAATGTCCCACCGTTCTGGAGAGACTGAAGATAATACTATTGCCGATCTTGCTGTAGCTTTAAACACCGGGCAGATTAAAACCGGTTCAGCTTCAAGAAGTGACCGTATGGCAAAATACAATCAGTTAATTAGAATCGAAGAAGAATTGGGTGAAGTTGCTTATTTTCCAAAGCGAAAAGCATTCAAAATCTAATTATTGATTTTATCTAAAAACAGAATCCCTTTTGAAGAAATATCAAAAGGGATTTTTTTTGGAGATAATTCAGTAAAAAAGCCCTCAAAATCGCCTGTTTCAATGAAAATCTTATCAACGCTTAACGCAAAATTAACAGTAGATTTCTTAAATTAGCAACTCTCGAAAATAAGTTGAATCAAGTATATAAAATTAAGATATGTCAAAAGCGACGATTGAAATAAATGGGAAAAAATACGAATTTCCCGTTGTAGAAGGAACCGAAAATGAATTAGGAATAGATATTAAAAAATTACGTGCAGAGGCAGGGGTTATTACCCTGGATCGTGGGTATAAAAATACAGGTAGTTGTGAGAGCGCTATTACTTTTCTTAATGGGGAAGAAGGAGTGCTTCGTTACCGAGGATATTCTATTGAAGCCCTTGCCGAAAAGGCAGATTTTCTTGAAGTAGCATACCTGCTTATTTTTGGGGAATTACCAACAAAAACTCAGTTAGACAAATTTTATGCAGATATCAAGGAAGAGTCTACGGTAGATGAAGAGATGAAGAAGATCCTTGATGGTTTTCCAAAGTCTGCTCACCCAATGGGCGTACTTTCTTCTTTAACCAGTGCACTTATTGCCTTTAATCCATCTTCAGTAAATGTAGAATCTGAAGAAGATATGTACAAGGCTATTGTTAAAATTCTTGGTAAGTTCCCGGTTCTTGCAGCCTGGACACTTAGAAAGAAAAATAGCCTTCCGCTTAATTATGGGGATGATTCTCTTGGTTATGTAGAGAACCTCCATAAAATGATGTTTGAAAAACCGGGTAAAAGTTATAAGGTAGATAAAGAAGTTATTGAAGCTTTAGATAAATTATTAATCCTTCACGCAGATCACGAGCAAAACTGTTCTACTTCTACGGTGAGAATGGTAGGTTCTTCGCACGCTGGGCTTTTTGCCTCAATTTCTGCAGGAATTTCTGCACTTTGGGGACCACTTCATGGTGGTGCTAACCAAGCGGTGATAGAAATGTTGGAAAGAATTAAAGAAGATGGTGGTGATACCAAAAAATTTATGGCAAAAGCTAAAGACAAGGAAGATCCTTTCCGTCTAATGGGCTTTGGTCACCGCGTTTATAAAAACTTTGATCCGCGAGCTAAGATTATCAAAAAATCTGCAGATGAAGTTCTAGCGCAACTAGGTGTAGATGATCCAGTTTTGGATATCGCAAAAGGTCTTGAAAAAGAAGCTTTAGAAGATCAGTACTTTGTAGATAGAAAACTATATCCAAACGTAGATTTCTATTCAGGAATTATTTATCGCGCCCTAGGAATTCCGGTAGAAATGTTTACTGTAATGTTCGCTCTTGGTAGACTTCCTGGGTGGATTGCTCAGTGGAGAGAAATGAGATTGATGAAAGAACCAATTGGTCGACCACGTCAAATTTATACCGGTGAAAACCTACGTGAATTCAAAGAAGTTGAAAAAAGATAAGAATATCTTTTACATATTAATAAATCAGAAAAAAGCTTCATCATCGTATGAAGCTTTTTCTATATTTGGTGAAAATTTGACTTGTGAAATTAAATGTGAATAATGAAACTTCCCGTCTTAAGGCGGTGGTTTTAGGTACAGCAGAAAGCAATGGACCGGTACCTTCTTTAGAAGAAGCATACGATCCAAAATCAGCCGAATTCATCAAAATGGGCGCATATCCTAAAGAAGAAGATATGATCGCTGAAATGGATGCCGTGGCTAAAGTGCTGGAAAAGTATAATGTACAGGTTTTTAGACCAAAAGTTATAAAAGATTATAACCAGATTTTTACCCGGGATATTGCATTTGTAATAGAAGATAAATTTATAAAATCAAATATTTTACCAGATCGCGAACAGGAAATTGAAGCTATTAGTCATGTAATAAGGCATATAGATCCTTCAAAAGTATTGCAGTTACCAGAAGACGCGCATATAGAGGGTGGAGATGTAATGCCTTTTGGGGACTATATTTTAGTTGGGACGTATCGCGGTGCAGATTATAAAGATTATATCACGGCGCGTACTAACGTGCAGGCGGTAGAAGCACTTCAGGAATTGTTTCCGAATAAAAAAGTGGTTTCTTTCAATTTAAGAAAATCGAATACCGAGCCTCGCGATAATGCTTTGCATTTAGATTGTTGTTTTCAGCCTGTTGGAAAAGGCAAAGCAATTATTCATAGAAATGGCTTTTTGGAAGAAGAAGAATATAACTGGTTGGTGAACCTCTTCGGGAAAGAGAATGTTTTTGAAATCACTCGTGATGAGATGTATTATATGAATTCCAATATTTTCTCTATTGCTGAAGATGTGGTGATTTCAGAAAAGAATTTTACAAGATTAAATGCCTGGTTAAGGGAACAGGGCATTACTGTGGAAGAAGTGCCTTATGCTGAAATTTCTAAGCAGGAAGGGCTTTTGCGTTGTTCAACTTTACCGTTAATTAGAGAATAGAATTATGAGACAGATTACAGATACAATTTTGATGGTACGCCCGGTGGCGTTTAGAATGAATGAGCAAACCGCGGTGAATAACTATTTTCAAAAAGATCTTACCGCAAATAATGTAAATGAACGTGCCCAGGCAGAATTTGATGAATTTGCTTCAAAGCTTAGAAAAGTTGGAGTGAATGTGATTGTAGTTGATGATAAGAAAGAGGATGATACGCCAGATTCTATTTTTCCTAACAATTGGGTTTCTTTTCACGAAAATGGACATATAGCCTTATATCCAATGTTTGCTGAAAACAGGAGAAAAGAACGCCGAATGGAATATTTCGCGAAATTAGAAGAAAGCGGTTTTAAGATTACTCAAGTTGTAGATTATACTTCGGCTGAAGAGCACGACTTATTTCTGGAAGGAACCGGTAGTATTTTGTTAGATAGGCAAAATCAAAAAGCTTATTGTGCTTTATCTCCCCGCGCTGAAGAAGATCTTTTAATCGAATTTTGCGAAGATTTTGAATTCACTCCTGTTATTTTCAATGCTAATCAAAGTGTTGGAGGAAAAAGAAAAGCTATTTACCACACCAATGTGATGATGTGTTTGGCTGAAAAATTCGCTGTTATCTGTTTAGATACTATTGATGAAGCCAAGGAACGCAAAAATGTGCTGAAACATTTAAAAGATGATGGCAAGGAAATAATTGCAATTACCGAATCTCAAATGCACGAATTTGCCGGAAATATGCTGCAGGTTCAGGGAGCATTCGATAAGAAATATTTGGTGATGAGTGCCCGTGCTCATAAAAGTTTGACAAAAGATCAAATATCAAAAATCGAAAATCATTGTGAGATTTTAAGCAGTGACCTTGATGTAATAGAAACCTGTGGAGGTGGAAGCGCCCGCTGCATGATGGCTGAAGTTTTTTTACCAAAAGCTTAGTTTTAAATCGTCATCCTAAATTTGTTTCAGAGCCTGCTCCGAAATTTATTCGGAGATCTAAGATGTTAAAATATAAACATGTTAGAAGCTGAATCAAGTTCAGCTTGACGAAGCTAAAAACCTAATGCTTATTAAATAACTCCCTTAAAAACAAGATCATAATTCCTGCTGTAAAAACCGCAAAAGGTAAGGAGCTTATTATCAAAAACTTTTGCATTGCAGTAAGCACATCACTATCGGGTTTTATGTTGCCAAGAATTATTATTGCTTCGGAAAAAATGAGGATTACCGCCGCCCAGATAAGCCTGAATTTTCTTCTGGGATGTTCTTTTCCTTTATCGCTAAACATACTCAGTACATATATTGCTGAATCAACCGAAGTCACCAAAAAACTAATCAAAAGAAGTATGGTAACGATATTAGTGAAATTTGAAAAAGGGAAAGCTTCAAAAAATCGAAACATAGAGGTGAAAACATTATCAAATTCGCCGTTATAGCTTTCCATACCTCCAATAAGATCGAAAGAAGCAGAACCAAAAACGCTGAACCAAAAGAAACTCCCCAGTGAGGGGATTAGTAAAACTCCCAAAATCATTTCTCGAATACTTCTACCTTTAGAAATCCTGGCGATAAAAATTCCTGTGAATGGAGCCCAGGCTAACCAAAAAGCCCAGTAATAATATGTCCAGTCTGTTAGAAATTCTTTTCCGGGATTGTATTTCCCAAGTGCTAAACTAAGCGGAACAAAATCTATAATATAGCGGTAAAAAGATTCAAAAAAATGGCTGAAGACATTCAGAATATCCACTTGTAGAAACACGAAGAGCATCAGGAAAAAGGTTATATAGATGTTCCAGTTAGAAATACGTTTAATGCCTTTTTTTATTCCGGCGAAAGCCGAGATGAATGCCAGGGAGCAAATTAATAAAACTAAAAAGAGGGTGATCCAAAGAGTTCCGGGTGGCTTTGAAGTAAGATGACTAATTCCTCCTTCAATTTGTGTGGTGCCCAATCCAATTGCTGCAACCAAACCAAAAACTGTAGTGAGAATAGTAAGTAAATTTACTCCTTGTGGTAGGTATTTTATTTTTTTAAGTTGAGGTAAACTGGTTCCTAAAAGGATATCAGATTTTCTCACAAATAGGGAGTAGGCGATAAGTAATGCGAAGATCCCGTAGAACGCCCAGGCGGTAAAACCCCATTGATAAAATGTATATTCTAATGAGATTACATCAGGAGAAGAGCCGGTTTCAATTGGCGGATTTAAAAACATAAAAACCGGTTCCTGCACGGCCCTTAATAAAATACCGGCTCCCATTCCCGCACTGTAAAGCATAGCAATCCATGAAAGTCGGTCGAATTCTGGTGGAGAATTTCCCAGCTTTATTTTTCCGAATCTTGAGAAAGCGATAAAAATGAGAAAAAACACGCATAATAAGCCGAGCCATAAATAAAATCCACCAAAAAATTCACGCACCCAAATGGAACCAATTTCAATTATTTCATAAAATAAACCAGTAAAGATAAAGATGAAAAGTGCAAGTAAAAACAAGCTCCCTGAAGCGATATAGAGTAAAGGATTTCTCAAAAAAGCGCGTGTAAGTTGCTTCAAAGTTTACTGCATTTCAGTTTATATTACCAAGCTAAATGGGCTTTTAAATTTAGACCTATCAAAAAGAATCAGGCAACTTGTTTTTTGGACTCACCTTTAATAATTTTATTCAGCATTCCTTCAAAAATAAAATAGTGAAAAGGGTACATAGCATACCAGTATAATCTTCCCCAAATACCTTTTGGTCTAAAAGTAGCGGTTTGGTGCAGCACGTTTTCCTTGTCTATACAAAATTCTAACCAGGCCTCGCCGGGAACTTTCATTTCGGCAAATAGTAGTAATCTTCTTTCCTCTTTATCGGCTAAAAGTACACGCCAAAAATCTAAAGAATCACCAGAAGCTATTTTGTTGGGATGTGTTCTTCCGCGTCGCAATCCAACACCTCCAAAAAACTTATCTATATACCCACGAAATTTCCATAACCAGTTTCCGTAATACCATCCATTTAATCCGCCAATCGCCCAAATGCGTTCCAACACTTCCTCGGGGTTCTCTACCTTAGCCGATTGCTTGTCGAGAAGACAACCATATTTTGGAACCTGTATATATTTATTTAATTCTTTGCCAAAACGACCGCTGCTTAATGAATCTTTCCAACTTGAAATTACCTGATTTTGTTCAATTTTGTAAAAAGCGAGTTCTATGGCTTCGGTATAAGATATGGGTACAATATTTAAAATTTCCTGTAATCGGGTGTCATTGGTAATCACTTCAACACTCATACTGTCTACAAGGTTTTGCGCAAGTTTATATGAAGTTGAGGTTACAAAATAAAGCCAGTATGAAGAAAGTTTTGGAGACATTACCGGCACGCTCAAAATCCATAATTTTAGTTTTCGAATTTCAGCATATTTCAACATCATTTCTTTATAAGTGAGCACATCTGGACCACCTACATCAAAAGATTCATTATAACATTGCTCCTTTCCAATTACTCCGGTTAAAAATTTAATAATGTCACGAATAGAAATGGGCTGGCATTTGGTTTCCACCCATTTTGGTGTGATCATTACCGGGAGTTTCTCACAGAGATCTCTAATAATCTCAAAGGATGAGCTGCCAGAACCTACAATAATAGCAGCCCTTAGCACGGTAAGTTTAAAACTTCCGCTGTATAAGATTTCTTCTACTTTTTTTCGAGATTTAAGATGTTTAGAAAGTTCCTCTGTATTGATTATTCCGCTTAAATAAATAACCTGGTTTACCGAAGTTCCGGCCATTATTTTATTGAAATTCTTTGCGGCCTGTGCTTCCTGGCTATCAAAATCTTTTGTAGAACCACTCATGGAATGGATGAGGTAATAGGCTACATCAATATTCTTAATTTTCTCAGGTGTTTTTTCATCCTCTAAGAAATCAAGTTCTACGATTTCAATTTTACTGAGTAACTCTTCGTTAGAGGTAAATCGATTTTTGTTTCGCACCGCGCAAACCACCTCGTGGCCTTGTTCAATAAGTTCGGGGAGTAGTCGCATTCCTATATAACCATTGGCGCCAGTAAGAAGAATTCTCATAGAAAGATTTTAAGCTTAAAATACCATTTAAATTAGTACTTTTCAGCCAGATTAGTAAAACTTTATAAAATGAATAACGTCCTTAAAATTGTTCTTTTAGTAATTGGGGTAGGAATGATTACCTACGGATTGTACAGGCTAATCACCCCGGAGTTCTCTATAGATGCGGGGCCTTTGCAAGTTGAAGCTCATGGAGATAATACCCAGTCTTATGCAATGATAGGTTTTGGTGTTTTAGCCCTGATAGGTGGGCTTGCTTTTGGAAAACGCTAAGCTGATTTAAAGATCCTCTACTTTGGTTAATGCGTTGTCAGATTTATAATCCAAAATCTTTTTAAAATATTTATGAATAGCAGGCGTATCGGCCTTTACCTTAATTTTGGAATGGTCTTTATAAATTGAATATTCTTCGGCCTTGCCTTTGTAAAGATGCAATTTGTAATAGGGGATAACCAGAGCGTAAGTTTCTAATAAAGAGCGGAACATTACAATTATCCCTCTGGGACGCATTTCAGCATTACAGGTATTGGCATTGTTATCTAGAACAAGCAAATTATGGATGTCTATGCTGGTGTCAGTAATATGCAATTTGGGAGAGCCGGTGCCATTCAATTTCATTCGGTGCAGTAGCGTAAAAGGTTTGCCCACTTCCTTCTCAATTTTCTGTTTAATTTTTGGTCTGTTATAGGAGATATTTAATAACATAGCTTTTTGTTTAAAGATAAGTAAATTACTTCGGGACATACTCATGAAGTATTCAGAAAAATAATTTACAATTCGAGATAGGTCTCGGTGCATTTAATCTCGATTATCGAGTAAATTATAGGCAAAAGCCTATTTTCTGTTATCTTTGCAGGGCTTAAAACCATAAACAGAAGTAAGAAATGAATATTCAAAATTCCCTGGCTGCACACGTTAAAGATGCTGTTAAGAAAATCTATGAAATTGAAATTGAAAACCTTGAATTTCAACCTACGCGTAAGGATTTTGAAGGCGATATTACTTTGGTGACTTTTCCAATGTTGAAAGCACTAAAAACCAATCCCGTTAAACTGGGAGGAGAAATTGGAAATTATTTGTCAGAAAATGTTGCTGAAGTTTCCGGTTTTAACGTGGTTAAAGGATTTTTGAACATTGTTTTAAGCGATACCTATTTCCTTGATTTTTTCAATCAGATGAAAAGCAGAGAGGATTATGGTGTTCTTCCCGCGGCGGAAGATGCGCAGGGGATTATGGTAGAATATTCATCACCAAACACAAATAAACCCCTGCACCTAGGGCATATCAGGAATATACTATTAGGCTTTTCTGTAGCTGAAATTTTAAGTGCCGCAGGGAATAAATCCTACAAAACCCAGATCATAAACGATCGCGGGATTCATATTTGTAAATCTATGCTGGCTTGGGAACGTTTCGGAAACGGTGAAACCCCGGAATCTACCGGATTAAAAGGTGATAAACTGGTTGGGAATTACTACGTAAAGTTTGACCAGGAATACAAAAAGGAGATCTCCGAGTTAATGGAAACCAAAGGTATTTCTGAAGATGCAGCCAAGGCAGAAGCGCCAATTTTGGTTGATGCCAAGCAAATGTTGCTAAAATGGGAAGCCGGAGATCCAGAGGTGGTTGCCCTTTGGGAAAAAATGAACC contains the following coding sequences:
- the carA gene encoding glutamine-hydrolyzing carbamoyl-phosphate synthase small subunit, which translates into the protein MKYQTRKKAIILLEDGTIFHGKAVGDKDGKAVGEVCFNTGMTGYQEIFTDPSYYGQLMVTTNAHIGNYGTLAEESEADKAKISGLICKNFSYTHSRPAADSSLQEFLDESNLFAISDVDTRALVTYIRENGAMNAIISTDVDNIEGLKKELAEVPDMNGLELASKVSTKEPYYFGNENATYKIAALDVGIKKNILRNFEKRDVYVKVFPYNATYEEMKEWNPDGYFLSNGPGDPQPLESAITLTKAILEKDHPLFGICLGHQIIAIANGIKTYKMHHGHRGINHPVKNLKTGKGEITSQNHGFSVDKAETEANAEVEITHICLNDDTVGGIAMKNKNCFSVQYHPEASPGPHDASYLFDEFMDRIKRVKA
- a CDS encoding DUF3575 domain-containing protein is translated as MKKLLLFSFCLFSFLSINAQDQASVEDGLLSINILTPGLEYEFGLANSTTLDLRAGSGIAFGTGSSGDFFGIFPVFSAQYRYYYNFRNRIEKNKTVKNNSANYIALSGSLQSGKPIIGNIEYTADYFGTIGPVWGLQRYYGSGFKLDLNLGAGYGFDELGDSYFSPIIGIRLGWLLSN
- the eno gene encoding phosphopyruvate hydratase — its product is MSVIINIHARQIFDSRGNPTVEVDVLTENGILGRAAVPSGASTGEHEAVELRDGGDDYMGKGVTKAVENVNDIIAEELLGYSVFEQNLIDKAMIEIDGTPNKAKLGANAILGVSLAVAKAAANELGLPLYRYIGGVSANTLPVPMMNIINGGSHSDAPIAFQEFMVMPVKAESFSHALKMGTEIFHHLKKVLHDRGLSTAVGDEGGFAPKLDGTEDALETILKAIKNAGYKGGDDVMIALDCAAAEFYENGKYDYKKFEGEGGKIRSSEEQAEYLAELSSKYPIISIEDGMDENDWDGWKALTDKIGDKVQLVGDDLFVTNVERLSRGIEEGIANSILIKVNQIGTLTETIAAVNMAHNAGFTSVMSHRSGETEDNTIADLAVALNTGQIKTGSASRSDRMAKYNQLIRIEEELGEVAYFPKRKAFKI
- a CDS encoding citrate synthase, encoding MSKATIEINGKKYEFPVVEGTENELGIDIKKLRAEAGVITLDRGYKNTGSCESAITFLNGEEGVLRYRGYSIEALAEKADFLEVAYLLIFGELPTKTQLDKFYADIKEESTVDEEMKKILDGFPKSAHPMGVLSSLTSALIAFNPSSVNVESEEDMYKAIVKILGKFPVLAAWTLRKKNSLPLNYGDDSLGYVENLHKMMFEKPGKSYKVDKEVIEALDKLLILHADHEQNCSTSTVRMVGSSHAGLFASISAGISALWGPLHGGANQAVIEMLERIKEDGGDTKKFMAKAKDKEDPFRLMGFGHRVYKNFDPRAKIIKKSADEVLAQLGVDDPVLDIAKGLEKEALEDQYFVDRKLYPNVDFYSGIIYRALGIPVEMFTVMFALGRLPGWIAQWREMRLMKEPIGRPRQIYTGENLREFKEVEKR
- a CDS encoding dimethylarginine dimethylaminohydrolase family protein, producing the protein MKLNVNNETSRLKAVVLGTAESNGPVPSLEEAYDPKSAEFIKMGAYPKEEDMIAEMDAVAKVLEKYNVQVFRPKVIKDYNQIFTRDIAFVIEDKFIKSNILPDREQEIEAISHVIRHIDPSKVLQLPEDAHIEGGDVMPFGDYILVGTYRGADYKDYITARTNVQAVEALQELFPNKKVVSFNLRKSNTEPRDNALHLDCCFQPVGKGKAIIHRNGFLEEEEYNWLVNLFGKENVFEITRDEMYYMNSNIFSIAEDVVISEKNFTRLNAWLREQGITVEEVPYAEISKQEGLLRCSTLPLIRE
- the ctlX gene encoding citrulline utilization hydrolase CtlX, with product MRQITDTILMVRPVAFRMNEQTAVNNYFQKDLTANNVNERAQAEFDEFASKLRKVGVNVIVVDDKKEDDTPDSIFPNNWVSFHENGHIALYPMFAENRRKERRMEYFAKLEESGFKITQVVDYTSAEEHDLFLEGTGSILLDRQNQKAYCALSPRAEEDLLIEFCEDFEFTPVIFNANQSVGGKRKAIYHTNVMMCLAEKFAVICLDTIDEAKERKNVLKHLKDDGKEIIAITESQMHEFAGNMLQVQGAFDKKYLVMSARAHKSLTKDQISKIENHCEILSSDLDVIETCGGGSARCMMAEVFLPKA
- a CDS encoding BCCT family transporter, whose amino-acid sequence is MKQLTRAFLRNPLLYIASGSLFLLALFIFIFTGLFYEIIEIGSIWVREFFGGFYLWLGLLCVFFLIFIAFSRFGKIKLGNSPPEFDRLSWIAMLYSAGMGAGILLRAVQEPVFMFLNPPIETGSSPDVISLEYTFYQWGFTAWAFYGIFALLIAYSLFVRKSDILLGTSLPQLKKIKYLPQGVNLLTILTTVFGLVAAIGLGTTQIEGGISHLTSKPPGTLWITLFLVLLICSLAFISAFAGIKKGIKRISNWNIYITFFLMLFVFLQVDILNVFSHFFESFYRYIIDFVPLSLALGKYNPGKEFLTDWTYYYWAFWLAWAPFTGIFIARISKGRSIREMILGVLLIPSLGSFFWFSVFGSASFDLIGGMESYNGEFDNVFTSMFRFFEAFPFSNFTNIVTILLLISFLVTSVDSAIYVLSMFSDKGKEHPRRKFRLIWAAVILIFSEAIIILGNIKPDSDVLTAMQKFLIISSLPFAVFTAGIMILFLRELFNKH
- a CDS encoding SDR family oxidoreductase; translated protein: MRILLTGANGYIGMRLLPELIEQGHEVVCAVRNKNRFTSNEELLSKIEIVELDFLEDEKTPEKIKNIDVAYYLIHSMSGSTKDFDSQEAQAAKNFNKIMAGTSVNQVIYLSGIINTEELSKHLKSRKKVEEILYSGSFKLTVLRAAIIVGSGSSSFEIIRDLCEKLPVMITPKWVETKCQPISIRDIIKFLTGVIGKEQCYNESFDVGGPDVLTYKEMMLKYAEIRKLKLWILSVPVMSPKLSSYWLYFVTSTSYKLAQNLVDSMSVEVITNDTRLQEILNIVPISYTEAIELAFYKIEQNQVISSWKDSLSSGRFGKELNKYIQVPKYGCLLDKQSAKVENPEEVLERIWAIGGLNGWYYGNWLWKFRGYIDKFFGGVGLRRGRTHPNKIASGDSLDFWRVLLADKEERRLLLFAEMKVPGEAWLEFCIDKENVLHQTATFRPKGIWGRLYWYAMYPFHYFIFEGMLNKIIKGESKKQVA